Proteins encoded within one genomic window of Marasmius oreades isolate 03SP1 chromosome 6, whole genome shotgun sequence:
- a CDS encoding uncharacterized protein (BUSCO:EOG09264USX) — MSAQKVQQHPVVVQAQNKLGYYHSQLDKELTNYPILLNLERKTQIPKTYAVLAASFLVVFLHLFNPLAAPISNLVGWVIPAYLSFKALETPSAQDDIQWLTYWVVFGFFNFLESFALSVLLYYLPWYFAFKTIFILWLQLPAFRGAQTTYHTLLKPVFANVSNSTVVRHTETSAEVLRERAGAATE; from the exons ATGTCAGCACAAAAAGTTCAGCAGCACCCCGTTGTTGTGCAAGCTCAGAATAAGTTGGGCTACTATCATAGCCAGCTCGACAAGGAG CTCACCAATTACCCAATTTTGTTAAACCTCGAACGAAAGACTCAGATTCCAAAGACATACGCAGTTCTCGCTGCCAGTTTCCTCGTGGTATTCCTTCACCTTTTCAACCCTCTCGCTGCACCGATTTCAAATCTCGTCGGCTGGGTCATCCCAGCTTATCTCTCATTCAAGGCCCTCGAAACGCCCTCTGCTCAGGATGATATCCAATGGTTGACATATTGGGTTGTTTTCggtttcttcaacttcctcgAGAGCTTTGCTCTCAGCGTTCTGCTCTACTACCTTCCATGGTACTTCGCTTTCAAGACAATCTTCATTCTCTGGCTTCAGTTGCCCGCCTTCCGC GGTGCACAAACGACCTATCACACTCTTTTGAAGCCCGTTTTTGCCAACGTCAGTAACTCTACTGTTGTAAGACACACTGAGACTTCAGCTGAGGTGCTCCGGGAACGTGCTGGCGCAGCTACTGAGTGA
- a CDS encoding uncharacterized protein (MEROPS:MER0034665; CAZy:CE10): protein MAEYSHLSELDPEIASLVADVPQLVIDEDSLPAFRQYLTGLAIPQLVRDYEPLLPESSEYTVKDHQIDVGEGVKVLARSVIPTPRDGEAGTFPLLFWIHGGGWTVGNLHMDDYRLRIASVKLRLSVVNCQYRLAPEHPFPAAVDDLTAALKYVVSYPDAFSASLKKGFIVGGASAGGNLAAVLSWMAREDAFFKETPLTGQFLKVPSVIHYKAIPEKYKSSLLSWEQNKDAPFLPVQHVMKFLEFYNAPPADPRVSPLLLSSHRDLPPAFLQVCGLDPLRDEAFLYEKVLKEAGVPTRLVVYPGVPHGFDAMGGFGIKQAVKSREDFNNGLQWLLEVGKSC from the exons ATGGCGGAATACTCTCATCTCTCTGAACTTGACCCAGAGATTGCTTCTCTCGTTGCAGATGTTCCGCAGCTTGTAATTGACGAGGACTCACTTCCTGCATTCCGACAATATTTGACAGGGCTAGCGATTCCCCAACTGGTGAGGGATTATGAGCCGTTACTACCAGAGA GCTCGGAATATACTGTTAAAGATCACCAAATCGACGTTGGTGAAGGAGTCAAGGTGCTTGCGAGATCTGTAATACCTACACCACGGGATGGCGAAGCTGGAACCTTTCCTCTTCTATTCTGGATCCATGGTGGAG GCTGGACAGTAGGAAATCTTCACATGGACGACTACCGGCTTAGAATCGCCAGTGTCAAACTCCGGCTGTCTGTAGTTAATTGTCAATATCG TTTGGCACCAGAACACCCGTTCCCTGCTGCGGTTGATGATCTGACCGCAGCTTTGaaatat GTCGTTTCCTATCCCGACGCCTTTTCTGCTTCGTTGAAGAAAGGGTTCATTGTCGGAGGAGCATCTGCAGGTGGTAATTTGGCTGCAGTACTTTCATGGATGGCTCGAGAGGATGCCTTCTTCAAAGAAACGCCCTTAACCGGACAGTTCCTGAAGGTCCCGTCTGTAATTCACTACAAGGCTATCCCAGAAAA GTACAAGTCTTCCCTGTTATCCTGGGAACAGAATAAAGACGCGCCGTTCTTACCTGTACAGCATGTGATGAAGTTTTTAG AATTTTATAACGCACCGCCGGCGGATCCAAGAGTTTCCCCTCTACTCTTATCTTCACATCGAGATCTTCCTCCCGCCTTTCTACAGGTCTGCGGACTGGACCCGTTGCGCGACGAAGCTTTTTTGTACGAGAAAGTGTTGAAGGAAGCAGGCGTTCCCACTAGACTTGTAGT ATACCCAGGTGTGCCTCACGGGTTCGACGCAATGGGTGGATTTGGTATCAAGCAAGCCGTGAAATCCAGGGAGGACTTTAATAACGGGCTACAGtggcttcttgaagttggaAAGTCTTGTTGA